Proteins from one Erpetoichthys calabaricus chromosome 11, fErpCal1.3, whole genome shotgun sequence genomic window:
- the LOC114644494 gene encoding neuropeptide Y receptor type 6-like, which produces MADLTCNGNGSFFNQSDRTPLNGSSNTRPHFSDYDCQPSIYILSVLVVAYSVVTMVGLFGNLCLVIIINRQKETHNVTNILIANLSLSDVLICLMCIPFTVVYTLMDHWIFGETMCKVSSFVQCLSVSVSIFSLVLIAVERYQLIVNPRGWKPNISHAYWGIALIWLVSAALSIPFLIYHHLTDEPFKNLSTHSTFYGDKYACTDSWPSEGDRLGFTTCLLVVQYFAPLCFICLCYLKIFVCLRRRSGMVDRLRENETRLSESKRINMMLISIVVAFAVCWLPLNIFNIIFDWNHEALLNCHHNLVFTLCHLVAMVSTCINPIFYGFLNKNFQKDLNMMVHNCKCSSEQEEYENIGMSTMQTDISKGSLKLNNGPMNT; this is translated from the coding sequence ATGGCTGACCTCACGTGCAATGGCAATGGCAGCTTCTTCAACCAAAGTGATAGGACACCTTTGAATGGCAGCAGTAACACCAGGCCACACTTCTCAGACTACGACTGCCAGCCTTCCATCTACATTCTCTCTGTTTTGGTTGTGGCTTACAGTGTGGTGACCATGGTGGGTCTCTTTGGAAACTTGTGCCTGGTCATCATCATCAACCGGCAGAAGGAAACGCACAATGTGACCAACATTCTCATTGCTAACCTCTCGCTGTCTGACGTGCTCATCTGCCTGATGTGCATTCCTTTTACTGTGGTCTATACGCTGATGGACCACTGGATCTTTGGAGAAACCATGTGCAAAGTCAGCTCCTTCGTCCAGTGCTTGTCCGTGTCGGTGTCCATCTTCTCTTTGGTCCTCATTGCTGTTGAGCGATACCAGCTGATTGTTAACCCCAGGGGCTGGAAACCCAACATATCCCACGCCTACTGGGGCATCGCCCTGATTTGGCTTGTTTCAGCTGCTCTGTCCATTCCATTCCTCATTTATCACCACCTGACCGACGAGCCTTTTAAGAACCTCTCCACCCACTCGACCTTCTATGGGGACAAATACGCCTGCACAGACTCCTGGCCTTCAGAAGGGGACCGCTTGGGCTTCACCACCTGCTTGCTGGTCGTCCAGTACTTTGCTCCCTTGTGTTTCATCTGCTTGTGCTACCTGAAAATCTTTGTGTGCTTGAGGCGGAGAAGTGGCATGGTGGACCGGCTGCGAGAGAACGAGACTAGATTGAGTGagagcaagcgcatcaacatGATGCTTATTTCCATTGTAGTGGCCTTTGCGGTCTGCTGGCTTCCGCTCAACATCTTCAACATCATTTTCGATTGGAACCATGAGGCCCTCCTCAACTGCCACCACAACTTGGTCTTCACCCTCTGTCACCTGGTGGCTATGGTATCCACCTGCATCAACCCAATCTTTTACGGCTTCCTCAATAAAAACTTTCAGAAGGACCTCAACATGATGGTGCACAACTGCAAGTGTAGCTCTGAGCAGGAGGAGTATGAGAACATCGGCATGTCCACCATGCAGACCGACATATCCAAGGGATCCTTGAAACTAAACAATGGGCCTATGAACACCTAA